The Streptomyces tendae genome has a window encoding:
- a CDS encoding XRE family transcriptional regulator, whose translation MTQEDDGLDGLVRKRIRALRVAQGWSLDELATRANLSQSSLSRIENGQRRLALDQLVVLARALDTTLDQLVENADDDVVVSPMIDGTHGLMRWPVKGDPGMSVVRQRLTAPPPDNPARMRAHPGREWLVVLSGTAVLMLGHRRYRVGTNQAAEFPTMTPHAIGAEGGPCEILGIFDRDARRGHQRDTGDGAEGEGTGGAGRRGA comes from the coding sequence ATGACGCAAGAAGATGACGGGCTGGACGGCCTCGTACGCAAAAGGATCCGTGCGCTGCGGGTCGCGCAGGGGTGGTCCCTGGATGAGCTCGCGACCCGGGCGAACCTCAGTCAGTCCTCGCTGAGCCGGATCGAGAACGGGCAGCGCCGGCTCGCCCTGGACCAGCTCGTCGTCCTCGCCCGGGCCCTGGACACCACCCTGGACCAGCTGGTGGAGAACGCCGACGACGACGTGGTCGTCAGCCCGATGATCGACGGCACTCACGGCCTGATGCGCTGGCCCGTGAAGGGCGACCCCGGGATGAGCGTGGTGCGTCAGCGGCTGACCGCTCCCCCGCCCGACAACCCCGCCCGGATGCGCGCCCACCCCGGCCGGGAGTGGCTGGTGGTGCTCTCCGGCACCGCGGTCCTGATGCTCGGGCACCGCCGGTACCGCGTCGGGACCAACCAGGCGGCCGAGTTCCCCACCATGACCCCGCACGCGATCGGGGCGGAGGGCGGCCCGTGCGAGATCCTCGGCATCTTCGACCGTGACGCCCGCCGCGGCCACCAGCGGGACACCGGTGACGGCGCGGAGGGCGAGGGCACGGGGGGCGCCGGGCGGCGGGGCGCGTAG